From the Octadecabacter antarcticus 307 genome, one window contains:
- the ftsL gene encoding cell division protein FtsL, whose protein sequence is MRSIFYIISGLMVIGLAYWAYHENYETQASLGDVRSLHRQIGTAYERLNMLEAEWAYLNRPDRLRDLAELNFDRLGLLPLMPDAFGRIDQVAYPTDLIFDLSNSVEVSSDNAPKIDSPLIDSELTE, encoded by the coding sequence ATGCGTTCAATATTCTACATAATTTCCGGTTTGATGGTGATCGGCCTTGCGTATTGGGCCTATCACGAAAACTACGAAACGCAGGCGTCTTTGGGTGATGTGCGCAGTTTGCACCGACAGATCGGGACGGCCTATGAACGGCTAAACATGCTTGAGGCCGAATGGGCCTATTTGAACCGTCCGGACCGGCTTCGCGACTTGGCCGAATTGAACTTTGACCGTCTTGGGCTGCTGCCCCTGATGCCCGACGCGTTTGGGCGCATCGATCAGGTCGCCTACCCGACTGACCTCATCTTCGACCTGTCAAATTCCGTCGAAGTGTCCAGCGACAACGCCCCCAAGATCGACTCTCCCCTTATTGATTCGGAGCTGACCGAATGA
- a CDS encoding peptidoglycan D,D-transpeptidase FtsI family protein, giving the protein MIRTPLRPLARILKARDQGQNTDAIEAENVRLRHEDDHDRDRNRAEGRLLVMGIAFFCAFLAIGARMGMLAGSVPEEPIAQASGSPIIGQRSDIVDRNGRVLAMNLDTHSLYAQIPDMIDPAKAARDLAEIFPELVEEDLFADFTGGRRFLWIRRQISPEQMQAVHDIGDPGLLFGPREMRLYPNGSVAAHILGGATYGREGVNSAEVIGVAGVEKFFDDFLRDPANEGAPLELSIDLTVQAASERVLQGGMMLMSAKGASSVLMDVHTGEIISMVSLPDFDPNDRPRVLTSGDQSDSVLFNRAVQGVYELGSVFKIFAVAQAIEIGLIEASTMIDTQGPLAWGRFRIRDFHDYGPQLSAEDVIIESSNIGTARIAMMIGADRQREFLGSLGLLVQTPVEMIEAPTGDPLLPANWSEISAMTISYGHGLSSSIVHLATAYASLLNGGYRVEPTIVRQDGPRHGPRVVSEQVSTTARDMLRATVVRGTASFGDVQGYEVGGKTGTADKPRSTGGYYDDRTIATFASVFPANDPRYVLIVTLDEPSVEALGEQRRTAGWTAVPIAAEMIRRVAPLLGLRPDVETLTPTGVTLTSN; this is encoded by the coding sequence ATGATTCGCACCCCACTGCGACCGCTGGCCCGTATCCTGAAAGCCCGCGATCAGGGTCAAAATACCGATGCGATTGAAGCGGAAAACGTCCGCCTTCGCCATGAAGACGACCACGACCGCGACCGCAATCGTGCCGAAGGGCGTTTGTTGGTCATGGGCATCGCATTTTTCTGTGCTTTTTTGGCCATCGGCGCGCGTATGGGCATGCTTGCCGGATCCGTTCCCGAAGAACCAATAGCGCAGGCATCAGGGTCGCCTATTATCGGGCAACGATCTGATATTGTTGATAGAAACGGTCGTGTTTTGGCGATGAACCTTGATACGCACAGCCTTTACGCACAAATCCCCGACATGATTGACCCTGCAAAAGCGGCGCGTGATCTGGCGGAAATTTTCCCTGAACTGGTAGAAGAAGACCTGTTCGCTGATTTCACTGGTGGACGCCGTTTTCTGTGGATCAGGCGCCAAATTTCTCCAGAACAGATGCAAGCCGTGCATGATATTGGCGATCCTGGCCTGTTATTCGGTCCGCGCGAAATGCGCCTTTATCCGAATGGATCAGTCGCGGCACATATCCTAGGCGGGGCCACATACGGGCGCGAAGGTGTGAATTCCGCCGAAGTCATCGGTGTTGCGGGCGTCGAAAAATTCTTCGATGATTTCTTGCGTGATCCCGCCAACGAAGGCGCACCATTGGAATTGTCAATCGACCTGACCGTGCAGGCGGCTAGCGAACGGGTGTTGCAAGGTGGCATGATGTTGATGTCCGCCAAAGGCGCGTCGTCGGTGTTGATGGATGTCCACACGGGCGAAATTATCTCAATGGTTTCGCTGCCCGATTTTGATCCCAACGACCGCCCCCGCGTCCTGACGAGCGGCGACCAGTCCGACAGTGTGTTGTTCAACCGCGCGGTGCAGGGCGTCTATGAACTGGGCAGTGTTTTCAAGATATTCGCAGTGGCGCAAGCGATTGAGATTGGCCTGATCGAAGCCAGCACAATGATCGACACACAGGGGCCTCTGGCATGGGGCCGTTTTCGCATCCGCGATTTTCACGATTACGGTCCGCAGCTGAGCGCCGAGGACGTTATAATAGAGTCGTCCAACATTGGCACGGCCCGCATTGCGATGATGATCGGTGCAGATCGCCAGCGCGAATTCCTCGGCTCGCTCGGCCTACTTGTGCAAACCCCGGTTGAAATGATCGAGGCCCCAACAGGCGATCCATTGCTGCCCGCCAATTGGTCGGAAATTTCCGCCATGACAATATCTTACGGTCATGGGCTGTCATCCTCTATTGTCCACCTTGCCACTGCGTATGCCAGTCTGTTGAACGGCGGTTATCGCGTTGAGCCCACAATCGTGCGCCAAGACGGGCCGCGACACGGGCCCCGTGTGGTCAGCGAACAGGTATCCACGACAGCCCGCGATATGCTGCGTGCCACTGTCGTTCGCGGCACAGCATCGTTTGGCGATGTGCAGGGCTATGAGGTCGGCGGCAAGACCGGAACAGCAGATAAACCGCGCTCCACGGGGGGCTATTATGATGATCGCACCATTGCGACATTCGCGTCGGTTTTCCCCGCCAACGATCCGCGATACGTGTTGATCGTGACGCTGGACGAACCATCTGTCGAAGCGCTCGGTGAACAGCGTCGCACCGCCGGTTGGACAGCCGTACCCATCGCTGCCGAAATGATCCGCCGCGTCGCACCGCTTTTGGGCCTGCGTCCAGACGTTGAAACCCTGACC